In Devosia sp. 1566, a single genomic region encodes these proteins:
- a CDS encoding ABC transporter permease yields MGRLQQALPVLAVLLMLVLAWYGAAIAMNAAWQNDVNRRAGIETVPATDFVLATWNQEKPVLPTPHQVLGELWNSTALVAPNKPRSLLFHAWVTFSATGLGFVMGSLLGIGLAIAIVHSEATSRSLMPWIVASQTIPILALAPLIVVIGFNIFTGSLGLPTDPARLLSKAIISAYLSFFPVTVGMVKGLRSPEAIQLDLMRTYHASRAQTFWKLRWPAAVPFLFASLKVGVAASLVGAIVGELPTGAVAGLGARLLAGSYYSQTVQIWAALVAASILAALLILIVGWVEALVARRMGVRAP; encoded by the coding sequence ATGGGGCGCCTGCAGCAAGCTTTGCCCGTTCTGGCTGTGCTGCTGATGCTGGTCCTCGCCTGGTATGGCGCTGCCATCGCAATGAATGCCGCCTGGCAAAATGATGTGAACCGGCGCGCCGGCATCGAGACCGTGCCGGCGACCGACTTCGTCTTGGCCACTTGGAACCAGGAAAAGCCGGTTCTGCCCACGCCACATCAGGTGCTAGGCGAATTGTGGAATTCGACGGCACTGGTGGCGCCCAACAAGCCGCGCAGCCTGCTGTTTCATGCCTGGGTGACCTTTTCGGCGACCGGCTTGGGCTTTGTCATGGGCAGCCTGCTTGGCATTGGGCTGGCCATTGCCATTGTTCACAGCGAAGCCACCAGCCGCTCGCTGATGCCCTGGATCGTGGCGAGCCAGACCATTCCCATTCTGGCGCTGGCGCCGCTGATCGTGGTCATTGGCTTCAACATCTTCACCGGCAGCCTGGGTCTGCCGACCGATCCGGCGCGGCTGCTGTCCAAGGCGATCATCTCGGCCTATCTCAGCTTTTTCCCCGTGACCGTAGGCATGGTCAAAGGGCTGCGCTCCCCCGAAGCCATCCAGCTTGACCTGATGCGCACCTACCATGCCTCGCGGGCGCAAACCTTTTGGAAGCTGCGCTGGCCGGCGGCGGTGCCGTTCTTGTTTGCTTCGCTCAAGGTGGGCGTGGCCGCGAGCCTTGTCGGGGCCATCGTGGGCGAATTGCCGACCGGTGCCGTCGCGGGCCTGGGCGCACGCCTTCTCGCCGGATCCTATTACAGCCAGACCGTCCAGATCTGGGCGGCGCTGGTCGCCGCCTCGATCCTCGCGGCGCTGCTGATCCTCATTGTCGGCTGGGTCGAGGCGCTGGTCGCCCGTCGCATGGGGGTGCGCGCGCCATGA
- a CDS encoding ABC transporter ATP-binding protein: protein MFKTNDGPVHALSNVDLDIGKGDFVSFIGPSGCGKTTFLRTIADLEQPTSGTLTINGQTPEQARKSRAYGYVFQAPALYPWRTIEKNVALPLEIMGYSAAQQRERITRTLELVNLTGFAGKFPWQLSGGMQQRASIARALAFDADLLLMDEPFGALDEIVRDHLNSELLKLWQRTGKTICFVTHSIPEAVYLSTRIVVMSPRPGRVTEVIVSTLPRERPLDIRESPEFLQIAARVRDGLRAGHSYDEVMV from the coding sequence ATGTTCAAGACCAATGATGGTCCGGTCCATGCCCTGTCCAATGTCGATCTCGATATCGGCAAGGGCGATTTCGTTTCCTTTATCGGCCCGTCGGGCTGCGGCAAGACGACGTTTCTGCGCACCATTGCCGATCTGGAACAGCCCACATCGGGCACGCTCACCATCAATGGGCAAACTCCCGAACAAGCGCGCAAGAGCCGCGCTTATGGCTATGTGTTCCAGGCCCCCGCGCTCTACCCCTGGCGCACGATCGAAAAGAACGTCGCGCTGCCGCTCGAGATCATGGGCTATTCCGCGGCCCAGCAGCGCGAACGCATCACCCGCACGTTGGAGCTGGTGAATCTGACGGGCTTTGCCGGCAAATTCCCCTGGCAGTTGTCGGGCGGCATGCAGCAGCGCGCTTCGATCGCCCGGGCACTGGCGTTCGACGCTGACCTCTTGCTGATGGACGAGCCCTTCGGCGCGCTCGACGAAATCGTTCGCGACCACCTCAATTCCGAACTGCTCAAGCTTTGGCAACGCACCGGCAAGACCATCTGCTTTGTCACCCACTCCATCCCCGAGGCGGTGTACCTGTCGACCCGGATCGTCGTGATGTCGCCCCGCCCCGGGCGGGTGACCGAGGTGATCGTCTCGACCCTCCCCCGCGAGCGCCCGCTCGACATCCGCGAAAGCCCCGAGTTCCTCCAGATCGCCGCGCGGGTGCGCGACGGTCTGCGCGCGGGCCATTCCTATGACGAGGTCATGGTCTGA
- a CDS encoding biliverdin-producing heme oxygenase, which translates to MADTSLRSALRLHTQAVHTRLDNIVGQFESLDDYRAFVIRSYRFRAAVEPTVRGRPEWSVQDLAGPLRADLKDLRQADLPSAPILELPLGFASALGALYVLEGSGVGARILFARAQQLGLSEHFGARHLAAQTDDPGRWKRFVALLGTAELDHSAALHAAGAVFQLALSIHSEPVFARA; encoded by the coding sequence TTGGCCGACACTAGCCTGCGCAGCGCACTGCGATTGCATACTCAAGCCGTGCATACGCGCCTCGACAATATTGTGGGCCAATTCGAAAGCTTGGACGATTATCGGGCCTTTGTTATCCGCTCCTACCGGTTCCGCGCCGCGGTGGAGCCGACCGTCCGAGGCCGGCCAGAATGGTCGGTGCAGGACCTGGCGGGTCCTCTCCGCGCCGACCTGAAGGATCTCAGGCAAGCTGATCTTCCAAGCGCCCCCATCCTTGAGCTTCCCTTGGGGTTTGCTTCTGCCCTCGGGGCACTTTATGTGCTGGAGGGCTCGGGCGTGGGTGCGCGCATCCTTTTTGCGCGGGCACAACAGCTTGGACTAAGCGAGCATTTCGGAGCACGGCATCTGGCGGCGCAAACGGACGATCCGGGGCGCTGGAAGCGGTTCGTGGCCTTGCTCGGAACTGCTGAGCTTGACCATTCCGCAGCATTGCATGCCGCAGGGGCCGTGTTTCAACTGGCTCTGTCGATCCATTCGGAGCCTGTCTTTGCCAGAGCCTAA
- a CDS encoding ABC transporter substrate-binding protein, which yields MNKFLVGALAGAISLASAHAGYAQDNSVTLQLKWVTQGQFAGYYVAAAKGFYEEEGLDVEIKPGGPDIAPEQVIAGGGADVITTWMAAGLAARERGVPLVNIAQPFASSGLLLTCRKDAGVETTDDFPGKTLGVWFFGNEYPFYAWMAKLGLATDGSEGGVEVLRQAFNVDPLIQNQAACISTMTYNEFGQVLRAGLTEDDLTVFNYRDEGVGMLEDGLYVLEENLADPAFVEKMTKFVRASMKGWEYARANPEEAAQIVVDNDMTGSMTVEDQLYQVTEVNKLTEGSTGALDEAAYQQTVDTLLSAVSPDNPAITRAPEGAFSHVVTEGL from the coding sequence ATGAACAAGTTCTTGGTCGGGGCTTTGGCAGGGGCCATTTCGCTCGCCTCCGCACATGCGGGATATGCGCAGGACAACAGCGTGACTCTCCAGCTCAAATGGGTCACCCAGGGTCAGTTCGCCGGCTATTATGTTGCGGCGGCAAAGGGCTTTTACGAGGAAGAAGGGCTTGATGTGGAGATCAAGCCCGGCGGCCCCGACATCGCCCCCGAGCAGGTGATTGCAGGCGGCGGGGCCGATGTGATTACCACCTGGATGGCGGCGGGACTGGCAGCACGCGAACGCGGCGTGCCACTGGTCAACATCGCCCAGCCCTTTGCGTCCTCGGGCCTGCTGCTGACCTGCCGCAAGGATGCGGGGGTCGAGACCACCGACGACTTTCCCGGCAAGACGCTGGGCGTCTGGTTCTTTGGCAATGAATATCCCTTCTACGCCTGGATGGCCAAGCTGGGCCTCGCCACCGACGGCAGCGAAGGGGGCGTCGAAGTGCTTCGCCAGGCCTTCAATGTCGATCCCCTGATCCAGAACCAGGCCGCTTGCATCTCCACCATGACCTATAACGAATTTGGCCAGGTGCTGCGGGCGGGCCTGACCGAGGACGACCTGACGGTCTTCAACTATCGCGACGAAGGCGTCGGCATGCTCGAGGATGGGCTGTATGTGCTCGAGGAGAATCTCGCGGATCCTGCCTTTGTCGAGAAGATGACCAAGTTCGTGCGCGCCTCGATGAAGGGCTGGGAATATGCCCGCGCCAACCCCGAAGAAGCCGCCCAGATCGTGGTCGACAACGACATGACGGGCTCGATGACCGTAGAAGACCAGCTCTATCAGGTCACCGAGGTCAACAAGCTGACGGAAGGCTCAACCGGCGCCCTCGATGAAGCCGCCTACCAGCAGACCGTCGATACGCTGCTTTCGGCCGTGTCGCCTGACAACCCGGCCATCACCAGGGCCCCCGAAGGCGCATTCAGCCATGTCGTCACCGAAGGCTTGTAG
- the hydA gene encoding dihydropyrimidinase has protein sequence MSIVIKNGTVVTADLTYKADVLIEGERIIEIGADLDGDEVLDASGCYVMPGGIDPHTHLEMPFMGTYSADDFESGTRAALAGGTTTVVDFCLPSPGQSLLEALQMWDNKTGKASTDFAFHMAITWWDEQVWREMAEVVDRGITSFKHFMAYKGSLMVNDDEMFSSFSRCAELGALPLVHAENGDVVAAMTQKLLDAGNNGPEAHAYSRPPEVEGEATNRAIMLADMAGVPLYVVHVSCEQAHEAIRRARQKGMRVYGEPLVQHLTLDESEYANPDWDHAARRVMSPPFRNKQHQDSLWAGLQSGSLSAVATDHCAFTTAQKRTGIGDFSKIPNGTGGLEDRLPVLWTAGVNTGRLTMNEFVAVTSTNIAKILNMYPKKGAVLPGADADLVVWDPKRSKTISAQRQQSVIDYNVFEGFEATGLPRFVLSRGKVSISEDEVRAEPGHGKFVPREAKNPVSRALSQWKDLVAPRRVERSGIPASGV, from the coding sequence ATGAGCATAGTCATCAAGAACGGGACGGTGGTTACCGCGGACCTGACCTATAAGGCCGATGTGCTGATCGAGGGGGAGCGCATCATCGAGATCGGCGCCGATCTCGATGGCGACGAAGTGCTCGACGCCAGTGGCTGCTATGTGATGCCGGGCGGCATCGATCCGCATACCCATCTCGAGATGCCCTTCATGGGCACCTATTCCGCCGACGATTTTGAAAGCGGCACGCGGGCGGCGCTTGCCGGTGGGACCACCACCGTGGTGGACTTCTGCCTGCCCAGCCCCGGCCAGTCCCTGCTGGAAGCCCTGCAGATGTGGGACAACAAGACCGGCAAGGCCTCCACCGACTTCGCCTTTCACATGGCCATCACCTGGTGGGACGAGCAGGTCTGGCGCGAAATGGCCGAGGTGGTGGATCGCGGCATCACCTCCTTCAAGCACTTCATGGCCTATAAGGGCTCGCTGATGGTCAATGACGACGAGATGTTCTCTTCGTTCAGCCGCTGCGCCGAACTCGGCGCCTTGCCGCTGGTCCATGCGGAAAACGGCGACGTCGTCGCCGCCATGACCCAAAAGCTGCTCGACGCCGGCAATAACGGCCCCGAGGCCCATGCCTATTCGCGCCCCCCCGAAGTGGAGGGGGAAGCGACCAACCGCGCCATCATGCTGGCCGATATGGCGGGCGTGCCGCTGTATGTCGTCCATGTCTCGTGCGAGCAGGCCCATGAAGCCATCCGCCGCGCGCGCCAAAAGGGTATGCGGGTTTATGGCGAGCCGCTGGTGCAGCACCTGACGCTCGATGAAAGCGAATACGCCAACCCCGATTGGGACCATGCCGCGCGGCGGGTGATGTCGCCCCCGTTCCGCAACAAGCAGCACCAGGATTCCCTCTGGGCCGGCCTGCAATCGGGCTCGCTGTCGGCGGTAGCCACCGATCACTGCGCCTTCACCACCGCCCAGAAGCGTACCGGCATCGGCGATTTCAGCAAGATTCCCAATGGCACAGGCGGCCTCGAAGATCGCTTGCCGGTATTGTGGACGGCTGGGGTAAATACCGGGCGCCTGACCATGAACGAATTTGTGGCGGTGACCTCGACCAATATCGCCAAGATCCTCAACATGTATCCCAAAAAGGGCGCGGTGCTGCCCGGTGCCGATGCGGACTTGGTGGTCTGGGACCCCAAACGAAGCAAGACCATTTCCGCCCAGCGCCAGCAATCGGTCATCGACTACAATGTGTTCGAGGGCTTTGAAGCCACCGGTCTGCCGCGCTTTGTCTTGAGCCGGGGCAAGGTGTCGATCAGCGAAGACGAGGTGCGGGCCGAGCCGGGCCACGGCAAGTTCGTGCCGCGCGAGGCCAAGAACCCGGTCAGCCGCGCCCTCTCGCAATGGAAGGATCTCGTGGCGCCACGCCGCGTCGAGCGCTCCGGCATTCCCGCGAGCGGCGTCTAG
- a CDS encoding zinc-dependent alcohol dehydrogenase: MLAMDYRGPYRVRAEQKPMPEILHPEDAIVRVTRSCICGSDLHLYHGMVPDTRIGMTFGHEFTGIVVEVGSEVRNLAVGDHVIVPFNIACGKCHFCQQGLFGNCHESNSQATAVGGIFGYSHTAGGYDGGQAEYVRVPYADVGPTKIPAGMDLDDAVLLTDVVPTGYQAAEMGGIQRGDTVVVFGAGPVGIMAARCAWLFGAGRVIVIDHLEYRLDFARQYGPAEVYNFRSIEDPVYFLKKITDSLGADVCIDAVGGDAAGSALHTLLGTKLKLEAGAATALHWAINSVKKGGIVSIVGVYGPTGNLVPIGNVVNKGITIRANQASVKRLLPRLIEHVQAGRINPKALITHKVPLEEVSDAYHIFSAKLDGCIKPVLVPSSINVA, translated from the coding sequence ATGCTGGCGATGGATTATCGAGGGCCCTATCGGGTGCGGGCCGAGCAAAAGCCGATGCCCGAGATCCTCCATCCGGAAGATGCGATCGTGCGGGTGACGCGCTCATGCATCTGCGGCTCGGACCTGCATCTTTACCACGGCATGGTGCCCGACACCCGGATCGGCATGACCTTCGGGCATGAGTTTACCGGCATTGTTGTCGAGGTCGGCTCGGAGGTTCGCAACCTCGCCGTGGGTGACCATGTGATCGTGCCCTTCAATATTGCCTGCGGCAAATGCCACTTCTGCCAACAGGGTCTGTTTGGCAATTGCCACGAGTCCAACAGCCAGGCGACTGCCGTGGGCGGCATCTTCGGCTATTCCCACACCGCTGGTGGCTATGATGGCGGGCAGGCCGAATATGTGCGCGTTCCCTATGCCGATGTGGGGCCAACCAAGATCCCGGCCGGCATGGATCTCGATGATGCGGTGCTGCTGACCGATGTGGTGCCCACCGGCTATCAAGCCGCCGAAATGGGCGGCATCCAGCGCGGTGACACGGTGGTGGTGTTCGGGGCCGGCCCGGTTGGCATCATGGCCGCCCGGTGCGCGTGGCTGTTTGGGGCCGGACGGGTGATCGTCATTGACCACCTCGAATACCGGCTCGATTTCGCGCGCCAGTACGGCCCGGCCGAGGTCTACAATTTCCGCTCTATCGAAGATCCGGTTTATTTCCTCAAGAAGATCACAGACTCGCTGGGCGCTGACGTCTGCATCGATGCGGTGGGCGGAGACGCAGCAGGAAGTGCATTGCACACCCTGCTTGGCACCAAGCTCAAGCTCGAAGCGGGTGCCGCGACCGCGCTGCACTGGGCGATCAACTCGGTCAAAAAGGGCGGGATTGTTTCGATTGTCGGGGTTTACGGCCCAACCGGGAATTTGGTGCCGATCGGCAATGTGGTTAACAAAGGCATCACCATCCGCGCCAACCAGGCTTCGGTGAAGCGCCTCCTGCCGCGGCTGATCGAGCATGTGCAGGCCGGCCGCATCAACCCCAAAGCCCTTATTACCCACAAAGTGCCGCTCGAGGAGGTCTCCGATGCCTACCACATCTTCTCTGCCAAGCTCGATGGTTGCATCAAGCCCGTCCTCGTCCCTTCCTCAATCAATGTCGCCTGA
- a CDS encoding ABC transporter permease: protein MSQFQLYLAILASGLCAAALGLTLLSGAEPTLLLHGFLVLGALSLLRLWLHPGLWLDSALAVLGAVAVLASFQLYPGPPAFLWLALVATWLWSWVFVERLSDLTAPSLGQNGGLGLLIPLTFGLAILVTWEAITRGAGVPQVILPPPSQIGSRIAASLPTLWTDFQQTFLKAVLAGYAIGCGVGFLVAILIDRSPFLKSGLLPLGSFVSALPIVGVAPIMVMWFGFDWQSKAAVVVIMTFFPMLVNTIAGLNAASAIERDLMRTYAASYWQTLLKLRLPAAAPFIFNALKICSTLALIGAIVAEFFGSPVAGMGFRISAEIGRMNVDMVWAEIAMAALAGSVFYGVVALVERGITFWHPSMRRA, encoded by the coding sequence ATGAGCCAGTTCCAGCTTTACCTCGCCATCCTTGCGAGCGGGCTTTGCGCCGCAGCGCTGGGCCTGACGCTTCTGAGCGGGGCCGAGCCGACGCTGCTGCTGCACGGGTTCCTGGTGTTGGGCGCCCTGTCGCTGTTGCGGCTGTGGCTGCATCCCGGGCTGTGGCTCGATAGTGCGCTCGCGGTCCTCGGCGCTGTCGCGGTGCTTGCGAGCTTCCAGCTCTACCCCGGCCCGCCCGCTTTCTTGTGGTTGGCGCTGGTCGCGACCTGGCTGTGGAGCTGGGTATTTGTCGAGCGCCTATCGGACCTGACGGCACCGAGCCTGGGGCAGAATGGCGGCCTGGGCTTGTTGATCCCGCTGACCTTTGGCCTCGCCATTCTCGTGACCTGGGAAGCGATCACGCGCGGCGCTGGCGTGCCGCAGGTGATCCTGCCGCCTCCCTCCCAGATCGGCAGCCGCATCGCCGCGAGCCTGCCGACGCTCTGGACCGATTTCCAGCAAACCTTTCTCAAGGCGGTGCTCGCCGGCTACGCCATTGGCTGTGGGGTGGGCTTCTTGGTGGCCATCCTCATCGACCGCTCGCCGTTCCTCAAATCCGGCTTGTTGCCGCTGGGCAGTTTCGTTTCGGCGCTCCCCATCGTGGGGGTCGCGCCCATCATGGTGATGTGGTTCGGCTTTGACTGGCAGAGCAAGGCGGCCGTGGTCGTGATCATGACCTTCTTTCCCATGCTGGTGAACACCATTGCCGGGCTCAACGCCGCTTCGGCCATCGAGCGCGACCTGATGCGCACCTATGCCGCCAGCTACTGGCAAACGCTGCTCAAGCTGCGCCTCCCGGCGGCGGCTCCCTTCATCTTCAATGCGCTCAAGATCTGTTCGACCCTCGCGCTGATCGGCGCCATCGTGGCCGAGTTCTTCGGCTCGCCCGTCGCGGGCATGGGGTTCCGGATTTCGGCCGAGATCGGGCGCATGAATGTCGACATGGTCTGGGCCGAGATCGCCATGGCGGCGCTCGCCGGCTCGGTTTTTTATGGGGTGGTCGCGCTGGTCGAGCGGGGGATCACGTTTTGGCATCCGTCCATGCGTCGTGCGTGA
- a CDS encoding histidine kinase dimerization/phosphoacceptor domain -containing protein, whose product MPEPKTVDLTNCDLEPIHIPGSIQPYGTMLIADADSGIVEGFAGPDGSAPILGLPLAELTGLNVQALVGKIPASGLLVLGRLQFGRRARDGVAYRSGGHLVVELTDPDENADLDAQFLAQLETLGATLERSTTLADLSNRAAGIFQRLTGYSRVMVYRFIDDEAGVVLGESISDSASSFMNHHFPATDIPRQARALYVRNKVRVIADVHYEPAPIVSASRDLTAIDLSDSTLRSVSPIHIQYLKNMEVGASASMSIVVDGVLWGLIACHHHQPRELSLTTRLACQAMATSLARQVKTRDEGELYRERIALRAQEDAILARLGTDSSLVEFFARSGEELAALLQADGFAAVQGGELFRAGNCPDPTDVRQLAEHVRHPGSLKPVASRELSKDYAAAAAFQESASGLLAVTMSTEVPTILMWFRAEQLQTVKWAGNPHKDVPHEPGAVLKPRASFEAWSESVRGRSRPWTLAQTESASRVVRLMTEARNNSRIKQLNRELTTTLNENESLIRQKDFLLREVNHRVQNSLALVGAFLRMQGRNAGEEVRAHLTQAESRLSAVGLAHRRLYQDDSVEIIDLSRYLTELVDELLKSMDERWRRQVTLDLVPMLISTDRAVSVGLIVNELVTNVTKYAYGGEPGPLLISLQQHRDMLRLIVADSGRGYSGVTEGTGFGSRMLASLVQRLGGSMEIADNSPGARVIVAAAIQA is encoded by the coding sequence TTGCCAGAGCCTAAGACCGTTGACCTGACCAATTGCGACCTGGAGCCGATCCATATTCCCGGATCCATCCAGCCCTATGGCACAATGCTGATTGCTGATGCCGATAGCGGCATTGTTGAAGGTTTTGCCGGACCGGACGGTTCTGCCCCAATCCTTGGGCTTCCGTTGGCTGAGCTCACGGGGCTCAACGTGCAAGCGCTTGTCGGCAAGATCCCGGCTTCCGGCTTGCTGGTGCTTGGCCGCCTGCAGTTTGGTCGACGAGCGCGTGATGGCGTCGCTTATCGCAGTGGTGGGCATCTGGTGGTTGAACTCACCGACCCCGACGAAAACGCGGATCTTGACGCGCAATTCCTGGCGCAGTTGGAGACACTGGGCGCCACCTTGGAGCGCTCGACCACCCTGGCGGACCTGTCCAACCGAGCCGCGGGCATTTTCCAGCGCCTCACCGGCTATAGCCGGGTAATGGTTTACCGCTTCATCGATGACGAGGCGGGCGTGGTGCTGGGCGAAAGCATCAGCGATAGCGCTTCGAGCTTCATGAACCACCATTTCCCGGCAACCGACATTCCGCGCCAGGCGCGGGCGCTTTACGTGCGCAACAAGGTGCGTGTCATTGCCGATGTGCACTATGAGCCCGCCCCGATCGTCAGCGCCAGCCGGGACCTGACCGCCATTGATCTGAGCGACTCGACGCTGCGCAGTGTCTCCCCGATCCATATCCAGTACCTCAAGAACATGGAGGTGGGCGCTTCGGCCTCCATGTCCATCGTGGTTGATGGCGTTTTGTGGGGGCTCATCGCCTGCCATCACCACCAACCGCGCGAATTATCGCTGACCACAAGGCTCGCATGTCAGGCCATGGCAACCAGTCTCGCCCGGCAGGTCAAGACGCGTGACGAGGGCGAGTTGTATCGCGAGCGGATTGCGCTGCGCGCGCAGGAAGACGCCATCCTCGCCCGCCTCGGCACGGACAGCTCCCTAGTAGAGTTCTTTGCGCGATCCGGCGAAGAACTCGCCGCTTTGTTGCAAGCCGATGGCTTTGCCGCCGTTCAGGGGGGCGAGCTGTTTCGCGCCGGCAATTGTCCCGACCCAACGGATGTGCGCCAACTGGCGGAACATGTGCGCCATCCCGGGTCCCTCAAGCCGGTCGCCAGCCGTGAACTGAGCAAGGACTATGCCGCAGCAGCAGCGTTTCAGGAGAGTGCCAGCGGGCTCCTCGCCGTCACGATGTCAACCGAGGTACCCACGATTCTGATGTGGTTCCGGGCCGAACAGTTGCAGACTGTCAAATGGGCCGGCAACCCGCACAAGGACGTACCGCACGAGCCGGGGGCGGTGCTTAAGCCGCGCGCTTCATTCGAAGCATGGTCCGAAAGCGTGCGCGGCCGCTCACGGCCCTGGACATTGGCGCAGACGGAGTCCGCGTCCCGCGTTGTTCGCTTGATGACCGAGGCGCGCAACAACAGTCGCATCAAGCAGCTTAACCGCGAGCTGACCACGACCCTCAACGAGAATGAAAGCCTAATCCGCCAGAAGGATTTCTTGTTGCGCGAGGTCAATCACCGCGTCCAAAACAGTTTGGCGCTTGTGGGCGCCTTCCTGCGCATGCAGGGGCGCAATGCTGGCGAAGAAGTGCGCGCACATCTGACGCAGGCGGAGAGCCGCTTATCGGCGGTCGGGCTGGCGCACCGGCGCCTTTACCAGGATGACAGTGTCGAGATTATCGACTTGTCGCGCTATCTTACCGAGTTGGTCGATGAGTTGCTGAAATCCATGGACGAGCGCTGGCGCCGACAGGTGACCTTGGATCTTGTCCCCATGCTGATCAGCACCGATCGGGCGGTTAGCGTCGGCCTCATCGTGAACGAGCTCGTGACCAATGTCACCAAATATGCCTATGGCGGTGAACCCGGCCCGCTGCTCATCAGCCTGCAGCAGCACCGTGACATGCTTCGCCTGATCGTTGCCGATAGCGGACGCGGTTATAGCGGTGTGACCGAAGGCACGGGGTTCGGCTCGCGCATGTTGGCGAGCCTGGTGCAGCGCCTCGGTGGATCCATGGAAATCGCCGACAATTCCCCGGGCGCCCGCGTGATTGTGGCGGCGGCCATCCAGGCCTGA
- a CDS encoding Zn-dependent hydrolase translates to MPSPGENLRINGDRLWDGLMDMAKIGPGVAGGNNRQTLTDEDGEGRHLFARWCEAAGLTLGVDQMGNMFATRPGTDPAALPVYIGSHLDTQPTGGKFDGVLGVLAGLEVVRSLNDLNIATRHPIVVTNWANEEGARFAPAMLGSGVFAGIHTLDYAYARRDGEGKSYGDELKRIGWLGDEEVGARPMHAYFEYHIEQGPILEAQNKQIGVVTHCQGLWWLEFTLTGREAHTGSTPMNMRVNAGLAMARIIEMVQAVAMDNQPGAVAGVGQARFFPNSRNVLPGRVVFTVDLRSPDQTKLDAMRRRIEEEAASIAAALGVGCSVEDVGHFDPVTFAPELVDRVRSAAEKLGYSHMPIISGAGHDACWAAKLAPTTMIMCPCVDGISHNEAEEISRDWAAAGADVLFHAVLETAEIAD, encoded by the coding sequence ATGCCGTCCCCCGGAGAAAACCTGCGCATCAATGGTGACCGGCTTTGGGACGGCCTGATGGACATGGCCAAGATCGGCCCGGGCGTGGCCGGCGGCAATAACCGGCAAACCCTGACCGACGAGGACGGGGAAGGGCGGCACCTCTTTGCGCGCTGGTGCGAAGCGGCGGGGCTCACCCTCGGCGTTGACCAGATGGGCAATATGTTTGCCACCCGCCCGGGCACCGATCCCGCGGCGCTGCCGGTTTACATCGGCTCACACCTCGATACCCAGCCCACCGGCGGCAAGTTCGATGGCGTGCTCGGCGTTCTGGCCGGGCTCGAAGTGGTGCGCTCGCTCAACGACCTCAACATCGCCACCCGCCATCCGATCGTCGTGACCAACTGGGCTAATGAGGAAGGGGCGCGCTTTGCTCCGGCCATGCTGGGTTCGGGCGTGTTTGCCGGCATCCATACGCTCGACTATGCCTATGCGCGGCGGGATGGCGAGGGCAAGAGCTATGGTGACGAACTCAAACGCATCGGCTGGCTGGGCGACGAAGAGGTAGGCGCGCGCCCCATGCATGCCTATTTCGAATACCACATCGAACAGGGCCCGATCCTTGAGGCCCAAAACAAGCAGATCGGCGTCGTCACCCACTGCCAGGGTCTGTGGTGGCTCGAATTCACGCTGACGGGTCGGGAAGCCCATACCGGCTCGACCCCGATGAATATGCGCGTCAATGCCGGGCTGGCGATGGCACGGATCATCGAGATGGTGCAGGCCGTCGCGATGGACAACCAGCCGGGCGCGGTGGCCGGCGTCGGCCAGGCCCGGTTCTTCCCCAATTCACGCAATGTTCTGCCCGGCAGGGTGGTGTTCACGGTTGATCTGCGCTCGCCCGATCAGACGAAGCTCGACGCCATGCGGCGCCGGATCGAGGAAGAGGCCGCCAGCATTGCCGCCGCGCTCGGCGTGGGCTGCAGTGTCGAGGATGTCGGCCATTTCGATCCCGTCACCTTCGCGCCCGAACTGGTGGATCGCGTGCGCAGCGCTGCCGAAAAATTGGGCTATTCGCACATGCCCATTATCTCGGGCGCCGGCCACGACGCCTGCTGGGCCGCCAAACTGGCGCCCACGACCATGATCATGTGCCCTTGCGTTGATGGCATAAGCCACAACGAAGCCGAGGAAATCAGCCGGGACTGGGCCGCTGCTGGCGCCGATGTGTTGTTCCACGCCGTGCTCGAAACCGCGGAGATCGCGGACTGA